DNA sequence from the Hyalangium minutum genome:
CTGCGGGCGTGGGGGCCCACAGCTCCTTCACGGGGCGCACGGGGGTGGATCAGGTGGAGAATGACACGGACTTCGCCCTCCACTGGGGTGCCGGACTCAAGTACGACCTGACGCCCCGGCTGTCGCTGCGCGGAGATCTGCGCCACCTGCTGCCGCCCTCCCGGCAGAGCCGTGGCGTCACCCATGACTTCGAGCTGCAGGCGGGCCTCTCCTACCGCTTCGGTGGCGAATCCCGCCCGGCCCCCCCTCCGCCTGAGCCCCTGGACACGGATGAGGATGGGGTGCGGGATGAGGCGGACGCCTGTCCGCGTGAGGCGGAGGACAAGGACGGCTTCCAGGACGAGGACGGCTGCCCGGACAACGACAATGATCAGGACGGGGTGGCCGACGCCGCCGACAAGTGTGTGGACCAGGCTGAGACCGTCAACCAAGTGGATGACGAGGACGGGTGCCCCGAGACAGACGAGGATGGGGACGGTCTCCTGGGCTCCAAGGATGCGTGTCCCGCGCAGGCGGAGGACAAGGACGGCTTCCAGGACGAGGACGGCTGCCCGGACAACGACAATGATCAGGACGGGGTGGCCGACGCCGCCGACAAGTGCCCCGCCGAGTTGGAGACGCGCAATGGTTTCCAGGACGACGATGGGTGCGCCGATGAGCTGCCGAAGGCGGTGCAACGCTTCACGGGCGTCATCACCGGGCTCCAGTTCGCGGCGGGCTCGGACCGCATCCAGGCCACGTCCTATGCGCTTCTGGATCAGGCGGTCAAGGTGCTGAAGCAGTACCCGGACGTGCGGTTGGAGATCTCGGGGCACACCTCATCGGACGGGAACGCGCAGGCCAACCAGGAGCTGCCACAGCGACGAGCCGAGGCGGTGCGGAAGTACCTGCTGTCCAAGGGGATTGAGGCGAGCCGGGTGACGGCGCAGGGGTTTGGCTCCTCCCGCCCCCTGATGCCGAATGAGGCGAGGTCGGGGCGTGAGAAGAACCGGCGCATCGAGTTCCGGGTCATCAACGACGCGCCAGCGAGCGGAGCGGAGGCGCACCCCAAGTAAGGGCCCGAGACCCGCGCGCTGAAAACCGTTTCCGGTCCTCGCGGGCGCCCACGATTCTGCGGCCCCGAGCAGCCCGGCCCCGATTCTGGAGCATCAGAAAAATGGGAGGCCGGTTGAAGGTGAGGGCTGGAGAGGAAGGGCCGAAGAGGGCTGCGGACGGGGTCCGCCCGAGCAGTAGCAACTCGGCCCAGTCCTCTCGCGGACTCCGCTGCTTCATCCGCTCCGTTCGGGCCGCTGCCTCCTTCCCCGAGCTCGACTCCTACTCACCGGCTTATCTTTCCATGCGCACATGGCAGGTACACCCTTTCATGGTCGATGTCAGAACCCTCCCGAGCGGATTGAGGCCATCCCTCTACCGTCGTCAGCATCTGGCGCATTAGGAGGAAGCACTGATCAGGCCGTTGGTGACCCGCTGGGAGTGAGCAGCGATGGCACTCTTGCGACCGAGGATTTGTTGCGTGTGACCGCCAACCCTTGAGGTTTGGGAGAGCCGAGGCGTGAGGCTCCAACCCGGCTCCTGCCTTCACACCTCACGCAGGCGAACACGTCCAAGTCCAACGTCCTCCTCAGCAACTCGGCACTGTCCTCTCGCGGCGTCGCGAGCGGGGGCTCCGTTCGGGCGCGGTGGCGAACGGATCTGGCGCACATGGGCTGCCTGGACGGCCAGGTGGTGACTCCAGTCAGCAGGAAAAACAGCAGTCACCAGTCTTCCACCCCTCTTTCGGGGCCGTTCTCGAGGAAAAACGGCCCTTCTCGGGCCTTTAGGGGGCCGAAAAGCCGTTGGCATGTTCCCTGCTCTAGGTCAGGGCGTCTCCACTGCCTCGAATGGAACCCCGACCATGACCTCGCCCATTGCCTCTCGTGACTTCGCCGTTCGCCTCCCCGTGCAGGACGTCCCCGCTCCCCGCGTGGGCAGCGCGCAGACCGCCAGTCAGCCCGTGGCCCCTGCGGAGAGTGGCTCCAAGCGCGCTGTCGCTTTGGACCTGCAGAAGGACGGCTTCAGCGCAGGCCCTCCGACCGGTGCCAAGTGGACCCAGTTCCTGCAGGGGCTGCAGGGCCTCGACGCAGGCAAGCAGCAGGAGCAGATCATCCAGGCCCACCAGCAGATGGTGCAGGCCCAGGTGCAAGAGCAGCTTCAGCAGTTGCAGCAGATGATTCAACAGCAGCAGCAGATGAGCCAGGGCGCCGCCGGGGCTCCCCCGTCCGCCGGTGGCGTTCAGCCGGCCGGTGGCAGCAGCGCCGCCCCGGCAGCTCCGGCCGTTCCGCAGGCTCCCGCGGGCAACGGTGGCATCGTCCCCTCCACCGGACAGGCCCCCGGCAAGCCCAGCGCCTCGGCCCCCACGGGCTCCGGCCCCGTCAGCGCCTCGGGTGACGCCAAGCTGGGCTCCGGCTTCCCCTCGGCCCTGGGCCAGTTCAAGGGCGCCATCGAGTCGGCCGCGGCCAAGGCGGGCGTGCCGGCCTCCATGCTGGCCGGGCAGATCTGGCAGGAGTCCCGCGGCAACATCGCCGCCGTCACCACCAACGGTGGCAACGGCCTGACGGACACGGGCCTCATGCAGGTCAACCCCAACACCTTCGGCGAGCTGCAGGCCAAGCACCCGGAGCTGCAGGGCAAGAACCTGGCGGATCCGGAGACCAACATCCTGGCCGGCGCCTTCTACATGAAGGACATGAAGGAGCAGTTCGGTAGCTGGGATCTGGCCCTGCGCGCCTATAACTCTGGCCCGAACGGCGTGGACAAGAGCAACCCGAACGCCATCCCCGCCGGCACGGGTGACGCCACCTACGTGAACAAGGTGAAGCAGTTCTGGGACACCATCCAGACGGGCAAAGGCTCCCTGCCCGCGTAAACCGTGAGCCCGCTCAGCTCCCCATGAACGACTTCCAGAGCGTCTCCGCGAACTGCTCATCCGACATCGCCTCGCGCATCTGCAAGAGCTGCGAGGTCTGGCCTCCCTGGGGGAGGATGTAGCGGAGCCGGTCCGTGCCGTCGGTGACGGCCTCGAAGATGTCCGCCGCGACCGACTCGGCGGGGGTGTGCACGGAGCTGTTATGGCGGTAGGCCACCAGGCACTTGTCCCGGGCCTCCTGGTACTCCTCGAGGCCCTCTCCGGCGAGCAGCGCCAGGGAGCTGCCGTTGAAGTCGGTACGCACCCCTCCCGCCTGGATCAGCTTCACGGAGATGCCGAGCGGCTTCAGCTCGTATTGCAGGGACTCCGAGAAGCCCTCGAGCGCGAACTTCGTGCCGTGGTACAGGCTGTAGAACGGGAAAGTCACCATGCCGCCCACGGACCCGATGTTGACCACCACGCCCCGGCGCCGAGCTCGGAATTGGGGCAGGACGGCGCGGATGACCCGCATCGTTCCGAACAGGTTCGTCGAGAACTGATGCTGGATCTCTTCCTCGGAGGCCGCCTCGAAGGGGCCAAAGGTGCCATAACCGGCGTTGTTGATGACCATGTCGATGCCGTCGCAATTCCGCTGCGCTTCACTGACGGTCTTGCGAACGGACGCATCGTCGAGCACATCCATGCCGTACACCCGGACATGCGGCAGCAGGTGCAGCTCCTGCTCCGCATCAGGCCTGCGCATGGTCGCGGCCACCTGCCAGCCCTTCTGCTGGAAATGCTTCACCAAGGCTCGGCCGAGCCCCCTGGAGCATCCCGTAATGAGAACCGTCTTCATGGTGTGTGCCCCTCCCTTTTCCCTGTTTTGACTTCGCAACACTCCCCTGGATCTGCGCATCGGGAGAGAGAGGCCTGTTGAGGGTGGGAGGAAGCGGTCTCCAGGAAACGCGGACCCACGATCCGCGTGACCGCGGCGCGCCTGACGAGACACCGCCTCGAGATGAGAAGGACTCGAGGCGTCACAGCGGCCCGGGCGATCTCGCTCGCCGCGAGCGCAGTCCCGCGCCTTTCGCGGATCGTCTCCATTCGGGGGCACGCGCGCAGGCAACTTC
Encoded proteins:
- a CDS encoding OmpA family protein, which codes for MRKFVAKSWVYTVSLLAISGLLAAPQARAEGEEPQGHLEAGLFGGGHFFSKNGELGVADYPDLVPSLKNSGLLGARLGYALLPSLWVEGELAAIPTSDSLSDASVFVMGWRAHALFHFWSSGRWRPFLAAGVGAHSSFTGRTGVDQVENDTDFALHWGAGLKYDLTPRLSLRGDLRHLLPPSRQSRGVTHDFELQAGLSYRFGGESRPAPPPPEPLDTDEDGVRDEADACPREAEDKDGFQDEDGCPDNDNDQDGVADAADKCVDQAETVNQVDDEDGCPETDEDGDGLLGSKDACPAQAEDKDGFQDEDGCPDNDNDQDGVADAADKCPAELETRNGFQDDDGCADELPKAVQRFTGVITGLQFAAGSDRIQATSYALLDQAVKVLKQYPDVRLEISGHTSSDGNAQANQELPQRRAEAVRKYLLSKGIEASRVTAQGFGSSRPLMPNEARSGREKNRRIEFRVINDAPASGAEAHPK
- a CDS encoding lytic transglycosylase domain-containing protein, with amino-acid sequence MTSPIASRDFAVRLPVQDVPAPRVGSAQTASQPVAPAESGSKRAVALDLQKDGFSAGPPTGAKWTQFLQGLQGLDAGKQQEQIIQAHQQMVQAQVQEQLQQLQQMIQQQQQMSQGAAGAPPSAGGVQPAGGSSAAPAAPAVPQAPAGNGGIVPSTGQAPGKPSASAPTGSGPVSASGDAKLGSGFPSALGQFKGAIESAAAKAGVPASMLAGQIWQESRGNIAAVTTNGGNGLTDTGLMQVNPNTFGELQAKHPELQGKNLADPETNILAGAFYMKDMKEQFGSWDLALRAYNSGPNGVDKSNPNAIPAGTGDATYVNKVKQFWDTIQTGKGSLPA
- a CDS encoding SDR family oxidoreductase translates to MKTVLITGCSRGLGRALVKHFQQKGWQVAATMRRPDAEQELHLLPHVRVYGMDVLDDASVRKTVSEAQRNCDGIDMVINNAGYGTFGPFEAASEEEIQHQFSTNLFGTMRVIRAVLPQFRARRRGVVVNIGSVGGMVTFPFYSLYHGTKFALEGFSESLQYELKPLGISVKLIQAGGVRTDFNGSSLALLAGEGLEEYQEARDKCLVAYRHNSSVHTPAESVAADIFEAVTDGTDRLRYILPQGGQTSQLLQMREAMSDEQFAETLWKSFMGS